Proteins co-encoded in one Candidatus Moraniibacteriota bacterium genomic window:
- a CDS encoding anaerobic ribonucleoside-triphosphate reductase activating protein — protein MKIGGYQKLTLIDYPGIIATTLFTVGCSFRCPFCHNPELVLRSNFVSGTEKKEKEFFEFLKKRKGKIEGVCITGGEPTIQPDIIDFIKKIKEFGFLVKFDTNGTRPDILKKLLDLKLLDFVAMDIKNQLKKYDKTVGMKVDKKRIKLSVNLILNSRVPYEFRTTAVPGIHNEEDFLEIAKWIKGAEAYYLQEYREKIILDPKLKNKTKGKTLDLKKIKKSIEKNFKKIGIRENN, from the coding sequence ATGAAAATCGGAGGCTATCAAAAATTAACGCTTATTGATTATCCGGGGATTATTGCAACCACCCTCTTTACTGTAGGCTGTAGCTTTCGCTGTCCTTTCTGTCATAATCCTGAATTAGTGCTTAGATCAAATTTTGTTTCAGGTACAGAGAAAAAAGAAAAGGAATTTTTTGAATTTTTGAAAAAAAGAAAAGGAAAAATTGAAGGAGTATGCATTACCGGAGGAGAACCAACAATCCAGCCGGATATTATTGATTTCATAAAAAAAATAAAAGAATTTGGATTCTTAGTTAAATTTGATACTAATGGGACTCGGCCGGATATCCTAAAAAAACTTTTAGACTTGAAGCTTTTGGATTTTGTGGCTATGGATATTAAAAATCAGCTTAAAAAATATGATAAAACAGTAGGAATGAAGGTTGATAAAAAAAGAATAAAACTAAGCGTTAATCTGATATTGAATAGCAGGGTTCCATATGAATTTCGAACTACAGCTGTGCCGGGAATTCACAACGAAGAAGATTTTCTGGAAATTGCCAAATGGATCAAGGGGGCAGAGGCTTATTATTTGCAGGAATACAGGGAAAAAATTATTTTAGATCCGAAATTGAAAAATAAAACTAAAGGTAAAACGCTGGATTTGAAAAAAATAAAAAAATCAATTGAGAAGAATTTCAAGAAAATAGGGATAAGAGAGAATAATTAA
- a CDS encoding nucleoside-diphosphate kinase: MKNPAIKERTFVIIKPDGIQRSLIGEIIRRIERTGLKFTAMKLVVLDEDKLWKHYNKNDEWFEKKGGNIAKEIEAKRLPVEKPAIEYGKDILRHLVAFMTSGPVIVMIVEGNQAVGIVRKIVGGTEPLSSDIGTIRGDLTIDSYALSGIDGRAVRNLVHCSESPEEAEREIALWFNENEILKYRLVQDQILYDVNLDGIIE; encoded by the coding sequence ATGAAAAATCCAGCCATAAAAGAAAGGACATTTGTCATCATAAAACCTGATGGCATACAAAGATCATTAATAGGAGAAATTATAAGAAGAATCGAAAGAACGGGTTTAAAGTTCACAGCTATGAAGCTTGTTGTATTAGATGAAGATAAATTATGGAAACATTACAATAAGAATGATGAATGGTTTGAAAAAAAGGGAGGAAATATAGCTAAAGAAATTGAAGCCAAAAGGCTACCAGTGGAAAAACCAGCCATTGAATATGGCAAGGACATTCTGCGTCATTTAGTAGCTTTTATGACTTCAGGTCCTGTCATAGTAATGATTGTTGAAGGCAATCAAGCGGTTGGAATTGTCAGAAAGATTGTTGGTGGAACAGAACCATTGTCTTCAGATATTGGAACTATTCGTGGAGATTTAACAATAGATTCTTATGCCTTGTCTGGAATTGACGGAAGGGCTGTAAGAAACTTAGTTCATTGTTCAGAAAGTCCAGAAGAAGCAGAAAGAGAAATCGCTCTTTGGTTTAATGAAAATGAAATATTAAAATACAGATTAGTACAGGATCAAATTTTATATGATGTAAATCTGGACGGTATAATTGAATAA
- a CDS encoding DUF378 domain-containing protein, giving the protein MKKLNVLDWVALVLVIVGAVNWGLLGLFGFDLVAAIFGSMSLLSRIVYGLVGLSGVYFIFIVNMLGKKSD; this is encoded by the coding sequence ATGAAAAAATTAAATGTGTTGGATTGGGTTGCTCTCGTGCTTGTAATTGTAGGGGCTGTGAACTGGGGTTTGTTAGGTTTATTTGGTTTTGACTTAGTGGCCGCCATTTTTGGCAGTATGTCATTATTGTCTAGAATTGTATATGGTCTGGTTGGACTTTCAGGAGTATACTTTATTTTTATAGTGAATATGTTGGGCAAAAAATCTGACTAA
- the nrdD gene encoding anaerobic ribonucleoside-triphosphate reductase encodes MKKYICHDCGRIIENNEEYMPYKINNEVYNKCKNCHQKDPALHNFRKTEIYSRVVGYIRPVQQWNKGKQAEFKDRKEYAVDNVACC; translated from the coding sequence ATGAAAAAATATATATGCCATGACTGCGGTCGCATAATAGAAAACAATGAAGAGTATATGCCTTATAAAATTAATAATGAAGTATACAATAAATGCAAGAATTGCCACCAAAAAGATCCAGCTTTGCACAATTTTAGGAAAACAGAAATTTACTCTAGGGTAGTGGGTTATATCCGCCCAGTGCAGCAGTGGAATAAGGGTAAACAAGCCGAATTTAAAGACAGGAAAGAATATGCTGTTGACAATGTGGCCTGTTGTTAG
- the rpmB gene encoding 50S ribosomal protein L28: MSRACNICGRGTTFGNSRSHSNIATRRKFAINIQTKKIDGKKVKICTKCIKTKSKSK, translated from the coding sequence ATGAGTCGAGCATGTAATATATGCGGCCGCGGAACAACTTTTGGAAATTCACGAAGCCATTCAAATATAGCTACCCGAAGAAAATTTGCAATCAATATTCAAACTAAAAAAATTGACGGCAAAAAAGTAAAAATTTGTACAAAATGTATAAAAACCAAAAGTAAAAGCAAATAA
- a CDS encoding NUDIX domain-containing protein — MIQRAAVIVIKNNKILLIYRRRNNSEYFAVLGGHIENGESPEIAAIRELREETNLNAEIDYLFLENEGNGWHNYFFMAKNIKGEATFGGEELERNSEENHYELKWVELSKLSEANLLPVEVKQKIIEKFI; from the coding sequence ATGATTCAGCGCGCAGCAGTTATTGTGATAAAAAACAATAAAATACTTCTCATATATCGAAGAAGAAACAACTCTGAATATTTTGCAGTGCTGGGCGGACATATTGAAAATGGAGAATCTCCGGAAATTGCTGCTATCCGTGAATTGAGAGAAGAAACAAATTTGAATGCTGAAATTGACTATCTTTTTTTGGAAAATGAAGGCAATGGATGGCATAATTATTTTTTCATGGCAAAAAACATAAAAGGCGAGGCTACTTTTGGCGGAGAAGAACTTGAAAGAAATAGCGAAGAAAATCATTATGAATTGAAATGGGTAGAATTATCCAAACTTTCTGAAGCCAATCTTTTACCAGTTGAAGTAAAGCAAAAAATTATCGAAAAATTTATATGA
- a CDS encoding ribonucleoside triphosphate reductase gives MKKQKKVKKTKEAEIKVKKTRVKNQIKKIVKRSGTVVSFDKKKIIIAISKAFVATGEGSAKDAKKVTEKVLRLLNKNYKKGYIPSVEQVQDVIERVLMVLDFEETAKAYILYREQHRKIRETEESLDEAVSLVDKYIQEIDWKVKENANMAYSLQGLNNYIASIVSSKYWMNRVYTKEIREAHEGGDFHIHDLQLIAAYCCGWDLQDLIRRGFTGVPGKVACKPAKHFGSLLGQMVNFIYTLQGEVAGAQAFSNFDTLLAPFVRYDKLTYTEVKQQIQSFVFNMNVSTRVGFQTPFSNITMDITPPKTLAKEAVIIGGVAQKETYADFQEEMNMINRAFAEVMTEGDASGRIFTFPIPTYNIGKNFDWNDNRFDAIWEMTAKYGIPYFANFVNSDMDPDDARSMCCRLRLDNRELHKRGGGLFGANPLTGSVGVVTINMPRLGYLSKNKKEFFKRLDDLMDLAKNSLETKRKLVEGLTERGLYPYTKFYLDAIKMRRGQYWANHFSTIGLVGMNEALMNLIGKDVTTKDGQKLAEEILVHMRERIVSYQEETGNLYNLEATPAEGTAYRLARIDREKYPKVIFANNDAVKNNGLEPYYTNSSQLPVQFTKDIFEALDLQENLQTKYTGGTVLHGFLGERIWDIGMVKKLVRKIAENYALPYFTLSPTFSICPVHGYLPGEQPICPKCVVEQKTEIYSRVVGYIRPVQQWNKGKQAEFKDRKEFIVTEIS, from the coding sequence ATGAAAAAACAAAAAAAAGTAAAAAAAACAAAAGAAGCTGAAATAAAGGTGAAAAAAACAAGAGTGAAGAATCAGATCAAGAAAATTGTAAAGCGCAGTGGAACCGTAGTTTCTTTTGATAAGAAAAAAATCATAATTGCTATAAGTAAAGCTTTTGTCGCAACTGGAGAAGGAAGCGCTAAAGATGCAAAAAAAGTAACAGAAAAAGTTTTACGGCTTTTAAATAAGAATTACAAAAAAGGTTACATTCCCAGCGTGGAACAAGTGCAGGATGTTATAGAAAGGGTTTTAATGGTTCTTGATTTTGAGGAAACTGCAAAAGCTTATATCCTTTACCGCGAACAGCACAGAAAAATCCGTGAAACAGAAGAATCTCTAGATGAAGCCGTAAGTTTGGTAGATAAATATATTCAAGAAATAGACTGGAAAGTCAAAGAAAATGCTAACATGGCTTACTCTCTCCAAGGTCTTAATAATTACATAGCATCCATAGTTAGCAGTAAGTATTGGATGAATCGTGTATATACAAAAGAAATAAGAGAAGCACATGAAGGGGGAGATTTCCATATTCATGATCTGCAACTAATCGCGGCTTATTGCTGTGGCTGGGACCTTCAAGATCTAATCCGTCGTGGTTTTACGGGTGTTCCAGGTAAAGTAGCCTGTAAACCAGCTAAACATTTTGGTAGTCTCTTGGGACAGATGGTTAATTTTATTTATACTCTTCAAGGAGAGGTTGCTGGAGCTCAGGCATTTTCTAATTTTGACACTTTGCTAGCTCCTTTTGTACGTTATGATAAATTGACTTATACAGAAGTCAAGCAACAAATACAGTCTTTTGTGTTCAATATGAATGTTTCTACACGCGTTGGTTTTCAAACTCCTTTTTCAAATATAACTATGGATATTACGCCTCCAAAAACATTAGCTAAAGAAGCTGTAATTATAGGAGGAGTAGCACAAAAAGAAACTTATGCTGATTTTCAGGAAGAGATGAATATGATTAATCGTGCTTTTGCGGAAGTTATGACAGAAGGCGATGCCAGTGGCAGAATTTTTACTTTTCCCATCCCGACATATAACATAGGCAAAAATTTTGATTGGAATGATAATAGATTTGATGCTATTTGGGAAATGACAGCCAAATATGGAATCCCGTATTTTGCGAATTTCGTAAATTCAGACATGGATCCTGATGATGCGCGTTCAATGTGCTGTCGATTAAGATTAGATAACAGAGAGCTTCATAAGCGCGGAGGTGGATTATTCGGTGCTAATCCTCTGACAGGTTCAGTAGGTGTGGTTACTATTAATATGCCGCGCTTAGGATATCTTTCTAAAAACAAAAAAGAATTTTTCAAAAGACTTGATGATCTTATGGATTTAGCAAAAAACAGTCTGGAAACTAAAAGAAAGTTAGTCGAGGGCCTGACAGAAAGAGGTTTATATCCATATACCAAGTTTTATCTTGATGCAATAAAAATGCGTCGTGGCCAATATTGGGCTAATCACTTTTCTACTATTGGTTTGGTAGGCATGAACGAAGCCCTAATGAATTTGATTGGGAAAGATGTAACAACTAAAGATGGCCAGAAATTAGCTGAAGAAATACTTGTGCATATGCGCGAAAGGATTGTTAGCTACCAGGAAGAAACAGGTAATTTATATAATTTAGAAGCAACTCCAGCTGAAGGAACAGCATATCGTTTAGCACGTATAGACAGAGAAAAATATCCGAAAGTTATTTTCGCTAATAATGATGCTGTTAAAAACAATGGGTTGGAACCTTATTATACAAATTCATCACAGCTGCCTGTTCAATTTACAAAAGATATTTTCGAAGCTCTTGATCTGCAGGAAAATTTGCAGACAAAATATACAGGAGGAACAGTTTTGCATGGGTTTTTAGGAGAACGTATTTGGGACATAGGAATGGTAAAAAAACTTGTAAGGAAAATTGCAGAAAACTATGCACTTCCTTACTTTACTTTATCGCCTACTTTCAGCATCTGTCCGGTACACGGTTACCTTCCAGGAGAACAGCCAATTTGTCCTAAATGCGTGGTTGAACAGAAAACAGAAATTTACTCTAGGGTAGTGGGTTATATCCGCCCAGTGCAGCAGTGGAATAAGGGTAAACAAGCCGAATTTAAGGATAGGAAAGAATTTATAGTTACAGAAATAAGCTAA
- a CDS encoding ribonuclease H-like domain-containing protein gives MHKLFLDIETLPADEEKKETLKILFDKKHDEFSQEKFDDFLVKTSFDGAYGRILCIGYAVDDEKPKNFYNENNEKKTLQEFWDLVNALSIAPRNVQYPDYGLIFVGHNVMDFDLRFIYQRSIVLGVKPAYEINFARYRNYPIFDTMKEWVKWSNNGVGLEYLALALGVPSPKDGIDGSQVAEFYKQGKINDILEYCKRDVETAREIYKKMTFEKTSKTLF, from the coding sequence ATGCATAAATTATTCTTAGATATTGAAACCTTACCAGCAGATGAAGAAAAAAAAGAAACTTTAAAAATTCTTTTTGACAAAAAGCATGATGAATTTAGCCAGGAAAAATTCGATGACTTTCTGGTCAAGACCAGTTTTGACGGCGCTTATGGTCGCATACTTTGCATTGGCTATGCAGTGGATGATGAAAAGCCTAAGAATTTTTACAATGAAAATAATGAAAAAAAGACATTGCAGGAATTCTGGGATTTAGTGAATGCGCTCAGTATAGCTCCGCGCAACGTACAGTATCCAGATTACGGACTTATTTTTGTCGGTCATAACGTCATGGATTTCGATCTAAGATTTATTTATCAGCGTTCCATAGTTCTCGGAGTAAAGCCGGCTTATGAAATAAATTTTGCGCGATACAGAAATTATCCGATTTTCGATACTATGAAAGAGTGGGTTAAATGGAGCAATAATGGTGTTGGTTTGGAATATTTGGCTTTAGCACTTGGCGTACCCTCACCGAAAGATGGAATTGATGGATCACAAGTTGCTGAATTCTACAAACAAGGAAAAATAAATGATATTCTTGAATATTGTAAAAGAGATGTTGAAACTGCTCGGGAAATATACAAAAAAATGACTTTTGAAAAGACGTCAAAAACATTATTTTGA
- the nrdR gene encoding transcriptional regulator NrdR translates to MICPFCGHSETKVVDSRDTNDGKAIRRRRECEKCETRFSTYEEMEIMKLTVIKRDGSKQEYDRSKIEIGIRKSIEKRPVSEDKIEKLVGDIEYEIQAKESSEITSKEIGKIVLEKLKEIDDVAYMRFASVYKDFKSADSFRKEAEKLET, encoded by the coding sequence ATGATTTGTCCATTTTGCGGACATAGCGAGACTAAAGTCGTTGATTCCCGCGACACTAATGACGGAAAAGCCATTCGTCGGCGCAGAGAATGCGAAAAATGTGAAACTCGTTTCAGTACCTATGAAGAAATGGAGATTATGAAATTGACTGTCATTAAGCGCGACGGAAGTAAACAAGAATATGATCGTAGTAAGATTGAAATCGGTATTCGTAAATCTATCGAAAAAAGACCAGTCAGTGAAGATAAAATCGAGAAATTGGTTGGTGACATAGAATACGAGATTCAAGCTAAAGAATCAAGTGAAATCACTAGTAAAGAAATAGGTAAGATAGTTCTAGAAAAACTTAAGGAAATAGATGATGTGGCTTATATGCGTTTCGCCAGTGTATATAAAGATTTCAAAAGTGCAGATAGCTTCCGAAAAGAAGCGGAAAAGCTGGAGACTTAA
- a CDS encoding DUF167 domain-containing protein — protein MRIYIKASPRSSKNEVVQISEGEYKVKLKAAPINGRANLMLIEVLAKYFKIPKKIIKIVGGKSAKIKIIDIIDA, from the coding sequence ATGCGTATATACATAAAAGCTTCCCCACGATCCTCCAAGAATGAGGTTGTACAAATTTCCGAAGGGGAATATAAAGTAAAATTGAAAGCTGCGCCGATTAATGGACGGGCTAACCTAATGCTAATAGAAGTTTTGGCTAAATATTTTAAAATTCCGAAAAAAATAATTAAAATTGTCGGAGGGAAAAGTGCAAAAATAAAAATAATTGATATAATTGACGCATGA
- a CDS encoding ComEC/Rec2 family competence protein, protein MQNNRKIIYGIIIGLLVLFLILTGIIFSVQKNNLQVVFLNIGQGDAILISQGKNQILIDGGKDGKLLLEKLGKYIPFWDRNVEMIVATHPDQDHIGGLIEILNSYHVDLIFKTNAESESETYKKLEEEIAKEKSQKIEAKKGISIKLSDSVTADVLFPIDSLTDTIDGASNDNSVVVKLTYGINKFLFTGDLPNTQETKIINSGQDLNAQVLKVSHHGSKYATENNFLGVVNPADAIISVGKNNQYGHPNQEVLNRLLQHKIKIFRTDEIGDIVYKCANAEAQCMQVAN, encoded by the coding sequence ATGCAAAATAACAGAAAAATAATTTATGGAATTATAATTGGGTTGCTTGTATTATTTTTAATTTTAACTGGAATTATTTTTTCAGTGCAAAAAAATAATTTGCAGGTAGTTTTTCTAAATATTGGCCAAGGTGATGCCATTCTGATTTCACAAGGAAAAAATCAAATTCTTATTGACGGTGGTAAAGATGGAAAATTGCTTTTGGAAAAGCTTGGAAAATATATTCCATTTTGGGATCGGAATGTCGAAATGATAGTTGCAACTCATCCAGACCAGGACCATATAGGAGGGCTTATTGAAATTTTGAATTCATATCATGTAGATTTGATTTTTAAGACAAATGCAGAAAGCGAATCAGAGACATATAAAAAACTTGAAGAAGAAATTGCAAAAGAAAAATCGCAAAAAATTGAGGCCAAAAAAGGTATAAGCATAAAATTGTCTGACAGTGTTACTGCCGACGTACTTTTTCCAATTGATTCGCTTACTGATACGATTGATGGAGCCAGCAATGACAACAGCGTTGTAGTTAAATTAACTTACGGCATAAACAAATTTCTTTTTACTGGCGATCTTCCAAATACTCAGGAAACAAAAATTATAAATTCAGGTCAAGATTTAAATGCTCAAGTTTTAAAAGTTTCACATCATGGTTCAAAATATGCAACTGAAAATAATTTTTTGGGTGTTGTAAATCCAGCTGACGCTATTATTTCTGTTGGTAAAAATAATCAATATGGTCATCCGAATCAGGAAGTTTTAAACCGTTTATTGCAGCATAAAATAAAAATTTTCCGGACTGATGAAATAGGGGATATTGTATATAAATGCGCAAATGCGGAAGCGCAATGCATGCAAGTTGCCAACTGA
- the ftsZ gene encoding cell division protein FtsZ, with product MAEIKPDIETFARIKVVGVGGSGNNAISRMIDSKIKGVEFVAINTDAQALHHSKASEKVHIGKNLTKGLGAGMNPEIGRQAAEENRDEIQDVLKGADMVFVTCGLGGGTGTGAAPVVAETAKELGALTVAVVTKPFAFEGAQRRVIGEEGLQNLKDRVDTLITIPNDKLLSIIDRKTTLINAFRIVDDVLRQGVQGISDLITKPGIVNVDFADVRAIMQDSGSALMGIGTASGENRAAEAARMAINSPLLELSIDGAKGVLFNISGSSDLGMLEINEAANIITESIDPNAKVIFGAVIDDQVKKGEINVTVVATGFDAEQASSKSLFQKTLPNRTNIETNNKKEETGEFKETVTFPSKNIFESKMIIEEKIQPRSSNSPAESKENNNEDELEIPAFIRRKMEK from the coding sequence ATGGCGGAAATAAAACCAGATATTGAAACATTTGCTAGGATAAAAGTTGTAGGAGTTGGAGGATCAGGAAATAACGCTATCAGTAGAATGATTGATTCTAAGATAAAGGGCGTTGAATTTGTTGCAATTAATACTGATGCGCAGGCTTTACATCATTCAAAAGCTTCAGAGAAAGTTCATATTGGGAAAAATCTAACCAAAGGTTTGGGTGCAGGAATGAATCCTGAGATTGGGCGTCAAGCAGCAGAAGAAAATAGAGATGAAATACAAGATGTTCTTAAAGGAGCTGACATGGTTTTTGTGACTTGTGGCTTAGGTGGAGGAACAGGTACTGGTGCAGCGCCTGTTGTTGCAGAAACAGCTAAAGAGCTCGGCGCACTTACTGTAGCAGTTGTAACAAAACCTTTTGCTTTTGAGGGAGCACAGAGGAGAGTTATTGGAGAAGAAGGACTGCAAAATTTAAAAGATAGGGTAGATACTCTTATAACAATTCCAAATGATAAACTACTTTCTATTATTGATCGTAAAACTACCCTGATTAATGCTTTTAGAATAGTGGATGATGTATTAAGACAAGGTGTACAGGGTATTTCAGATCTTATAACTAAGCCAGGAATTGTTAATGTAGATTTCGCTGACGTTCGCGCAATTATGCAAGATTCAGGAAGTGCCTTGATGGGAATTGGAACGGCCAGTGGAGAAAACAGAGCGGCTGAAGCAGCTAGGATGGCAATTAATAGTCCTCTTTTAGAATTGTCTATTGATGGAGCAAAAGGAGTTTTATTTAATATTTCTGGTTCAAGCGATTTAGGAATGCTTGAAATAAATGAGGCTGCAAATATAATAACAGAAAGCATAGATCCTAATGCAAAAGTTATCTTTGGAGCAGTTATTGATGATCAAGTTAAAAAAGGAGAAATCAATGTGACTGTTGTCGCCACAGGTTTTGATGCCGAACAGGCTAGCAGTAAATCTTTGTTTCAGAAGACATTACCAAATCGAACAAACATAGAAACGAATAATAAAAAAGAAGAAACAGGTGAATTTAAAGAAACCGTAACTTTTCCCTCAAAAAATATATTTGAATCAAAAATGATAATTGAAGAGAAAATACAGCCACGTTCAAGCAATTCTCCCGCTGAATCTAAAGAAAATAATAATGAGGATGAATTGGAAATCCCGGCTTTTATAAGAAGAAAAATGGAAAAGTAA
- a CDS encoding ComEC/Rec2 family competence protein — protein MTKSRVFFIVLISFLVGIFIRSFFELNQSVYFLLLIFSIIFLGVFYKNKIIIVVPFVLLFFTFGAWYTDNKLKKINYLLLDNVEFYGKGIVEKVSPNTFGHNLIVKVEDSLSDKAGISLLIQIPKYPEYFYGDEMEIYCIVNKIENRNKEFDYRMYMAKEDVFYSCEKTKIKKIGENKGNILLGNILKIKILFENNIRAVIPQPEGSLASGLLFGGSSELSKEIQNDFSRTGMTHIVAVSGYNVTIIAEYLIFLGLWLGMWRKNAVWLAIIGIIVFVIMIGFPSSAVRAGVMGGILLWAMKNGRLANSQNAIVFAATVMLLINPLLLRWDIGFQLSFLATLGIVETSTFWEKSFIKKHKALGISEIIAMSLSAQIFVLPIIAYNFHITSLISLLANVLILPIIPLSMLLVFLASICGFIFYGVSLVFAWLAFVPLLYEIKIVQILAGLPWASIKIEKINIWWFIIYYCSLLGGIYYLKKRTCKITEK, from the coding sequence ATGACCAAATCACGCGTCTTTTTTATTGTCCTAATTTCTTTCTTAGTAGGAATTTTTATCCGCTCTTTTTTTGAATTAAATCAAAGTGTATATTTCTTACTGCTGATTTTCTCTATAATATTCTTGGGGGTCTTTTATAAAAATAAAATAATAATCGTAGTTCCCTTTGTTTTATTATTTTTTACGTTTGGAGCCTGGTACACGGATAATAAGCTTAAAAAAATAAATTATTTGCTGCTTGACAATGTTGAATTTTATGGGAAAGGAATTGTTGAAAAAGTTTCTCCGAATACTTTTGGTCATAATTTAATAGTAAAAGTAGAAGATTCGCTTTCTGATAAAGCAGGAATTTCTTTACTAATCCAGATTCCAAAATATCCCGAATATTTCTATGGCGATGAAATGGAAATTTATTGCATTGTCAATAAAATAGAAAATAGAAATAAAGAATTTGACTACAGAATGTACATGGCCAAAGAAGACGTTTTTTATTCTTGTGAAAAAACAAAAATAAAAAAAATAGGTGAAAATAAAGGAAATATTCTTTTGGGCAATATTCTAAAAATAAAAATCCTTTTTGAAAATAATATCCGTGCTGTTATCCCGCAGCCTGAAGGATCTTTAGCAAGCGGACTTTTATTCGGTGGTAGCAGTGAATTGTCTAAGGAAATACAAAATGATTTTTCTCGAACCGGTATGACGCATATCGTGGCTGTTTCTGGATATAACGTTACAATTATCGCAGAGTACTTAATCTTTCTTGGTCTTTGGCTGGGAATGTGGAGAAAAAACGCTGTTTGGCTTGCAATTATTGGAATAATTGTTTTCGTAATTATGATCGGTTTTCCTTCTTCAGCAGTCAGGGCTGGAGTTATGGGAGGCATATTGCTTTGGGCTATGAAAAACGGACGATTAGCTAACTCCCAAAACGCCATTGTTTTTGCGGCAACAGTAATGCTGTTGATTAATCCATTGCTTCTGAGATGGGATATTGGCTTTCAGCTTTCTTTTTTAGCAACTTTAGGAATTGTAGAAACATCCACTTTTTGGGAAAAAAGTTTCATCAAAAAACATAAAGCCTTGGGAATTTCGGAAATAATCGCAATGTCGCTCAGTGCTCAGATTTTTGTTTTGCCAATTATCGCGTATAATTTTCATATAACGTCCCTAATTTCGCTTTTAGCAAATGTTTTGATTTTGCCCATAATTCCACTTTCCATGTTGCTGGTTTTTCTTGCATCTATCTGCGGATTTATTTTCTATGGAGTATCCTTGGTTTTCGCTTGGCTGGCTTTCGTTCCTCTGTTGTATGAAATAAAAATTGTGCAGATATTAGCCGGACTGCCATGGGCAAGCATAAAAATAGAAAAAATTAATATTTGGTGGTTTATAATATATTATTGTTCCTTATTAGGAGGGATATATTATTTAAAAAAACGCACATGCAAAATAACAGAAAAATAA
- a CDS encoding M48 family metallopeptidase: protein MTFLKPKNKYTIVTKNIILNNEKIKYTIRRHRKAIRLKIAISCDGNCTVTLPWRLGLWNADDFIRQNSKWILEKTEKIKKISNNNLLFQQNRKEYLKLKEYARDFVIKKIEKLNEVYKFEYKKIIIRNQKTRWGSCSSKGNLNFNYKIIFLPEECVNYIIVHELCHLREFNHSEKFWNLVMHNIPEYKKIKKQIKALQKAF, encoded by the coding sequence ATGACTTTTTTAAAACCTAAAAATAAATATACAATTGTTACTAAAAATATTATTCTTAATAATGAAAAAATTAAGTATACAATTCGCAGGCATAGAAAAGCAATAAGATTAAAAATAGCCATATCTTGTGATGGAAATTGTACAGTAACCTTGCCCTGGCGCTTAGGCTTATGGAATGCAGACGATTTTATCCGGCAAAATTCCAAATGGATTTTAGAGAAAACAGAAAAAATAAAAAAAATCAGCAACAATAACCTGCTTTTTCAGCAAAATAGGAAAGAATATCTTAAACTTAAAGAATATGCTAGAGATTTTGTCATAAAAAAAATCGAGAAACTTAATGAAGTTTATAAATTTGAATATAAAAAAATAATTATCAGAAATCAAAAAACAAGATGGGGGAGCTGTAGTTCCAAGGGAAATTTGAATTTCAATTACAAAATAATATTTTTGCCGGAAGAATGTGTAAATTATATTATTGTTCACGAACTTTGCCATCTTCGGGAATTTAATCATTCTGAAAAATTTTGGAATTTAGTAATGCATAATATTCCAGAATACAAAAAAATAAAAAAGCAAATAAAAGCTCTGCAGAAAGCTTTCTAA